A genome region from Populus alba chromosome 5, ASM523922v2, whole genome shotgun sequence includes the following:
- the LOC118029301 gene encoding uncharacterized protein has protein sequence MPSSGSFLRQLSGRSASWRRSASNSKYCTVEGGYNCERSLKQMEGAYMYGNDNAGLVMRKRVVVVVDQTSHSKHAMMWALTHVANKGDLLTLLHIIPPSDMGSGERTSDAYSPYLASSLGSLCKASRPEVEVEALVIQGPKLGTVMSQVKKLEASVLVLGQKRPSTLISCLCGTSSSEDFVQQCINNAECLTVGVRKQSQGMSGYLITTRRQKDFWLLA, from the exons ATGCCAAGTTCAGGTTCTTTCCTACGGCAGCTAAGTGGGAGGTCAGCATCTTGGAGGAGGAGTGCTAGCAACAGCAAGTATTGCACTGTTGAAGGTGGCTATAACTGTGAGAGAAGTTTGAAGCAAATGGAAGGGGCTTACATGTATGGTAATGACAATGCTGGTTTGGTTATGAGGAAaagagtggtggtggtggtggatcaAACTTCACATTCCAAGCATGCAATGATGTGGGCATTGACTCATGTGGCTAACAAGGGTGATTTGCTCACTTTGCTTCACATTATCCCTCCTAGCGACATGGGCAGCGGTGAAAGAACATCTGATGCCTACTCTCCTTATCTTGCTAGTTCTCTTGGGTCACTTTGCAAGGCTAGCCGACCTGAG GTGGAAGTGGAAGCACTGGTGATTCAAGGACCCAAGCTGGGCACGGTAATGAGCCAGGTGAAGAAGCTAGAGGCTTCGGTGCTCGTCCTGGGTCAGAAAAGGCCCTCTACACTTATCAGCTG CCTCTGTGGGACAAGCAGCAGCGAAGATTTTGTTCAACAGTGCATCAACAATGCAGAGTGCTTGACTGTCGGTGTAAGGAAGCAGAGCCAAGGCATGAGCGGGTACCTCATCACCACTAGAAGGCAGAAGGACTTCTGGCTCCTTGCTTAG